One segment of Strix uralensis isolate ZFMK-TIS-50842 chromosome 11, bStrUra1, whole genome shotgun sequence DNA contains the following:
- the OAZ2 gene encoding LOW QUALITY PROTEIN: ornithine decarboxylase antizyme 2 (The sequence of the model RefSeq protein was modified relative to this genomic sequence to represent the inferred CDS: deleted 1 base in 1 codon) has product MINTQDSSILPLSNCPQLQCCRHIVPGPLWCSDAPHPLSKIPGGRGGSRDPSLSALIYKDEKITVNQDVPVHEGKPHIVHFQYKVTEVKTSSWDAVLSNQSLFVEIPDGLLADGSKEGLSALLEFAEEKMKVNYVFICFRKSREDRAPLLKTFSFLGFEIVRPGHPSVPSRPDVMFMVYPLDQNSSSDEE; this is encoded by the exons ATGATAAACACCCAGGACAG TAGTATTTTACCTTTGAGTAActgtccccagctgcagtgctgcaggcacaTTGTTCCAGGGCCTCTGTGGTGCTCC GATGCCCCTCACCCACTGTCGAAGATCCCCGGTGGGCGAGGGGGTAGCAGGGATCCTTCTCTTTCAGCTCTGATATATAAG GACGAGAAGATCACTGTTAACCAAGATGTCCCAGTGCACGAAGGGAAGCCTCATATTGTCCACTTCCAGTACAAGGTCACAGAGGTGAAGACCTCCTCCTGGGATGCAGTGCTCTCTAATCAGAGCCTCTTTGTGGAAATCCCTGATGGATTATTAGCTGATGGAAGCAAAGAAGG GTTATCAGCACTGTTGgagtttgctgaagaaaaaatgaaagtaaactACGTCtttatttgcttcagaaaaagcagagaagataGAG CTCCACTCCTGAAGACATTCAGCTTCTTGGGCTTTGAAATCGTGAGGCCTGGTCACCCCTCTGTCCCGTCGCGGCCAGACGTGATGTTCATGGTGTACCCCCTGGATCAGAACTCTTCCTCTGATGAAGAATAG
- the ZNF609 gene encoding zinc finger protein 609 isoform X2 gives MESPVSTPAVLPLHLLVPVVNNDISSPCEQIMVRTRSVGVNTCDVALATEPECLGPCEPGTSVNLEGIVWQETEDGMLVVNVTWRNKTYVGTLLDCTQHDWAPPRFCDSPTSDLEMRNGRGRGKRMRPNSNTPVNETAAASDSKGTSNSSKTRAGANSKGRRGSQNSSDHRTPPGGTAEDVKASPSSVTKRKSKPLSDMELNSSSEDSKGSKRIRTNSMGSAAVPPAAVKVEPAVLDRNCPSPILIDCPHPNCNKKYKHINGLKYHQAHAHTDDDSKLEADVDSEYGEEPSLHADIGNCNGAAVSQKGSLSPARSATPKVRLMEPHSPSPSSKFSAKVPCKKKLGGEGDTDPGALSNDGSEDGPSVADETSNDGFDSLEKRCVDKDKLKKASGAKPEKIPSKSLKSARPIAPAIPPQPIYTFQTATLTTASPGSSTGLATTVVQTMSNSPQLKPIQPKPTVMGEPFAVNPALTPSKEKKKKDKKKKEPKEVENPLTPGKACRAEEGKSPFRGESSDLGMKGEGLLNGSSDPHQSRLASIKAEADKIYSFTDNAPSPSIGGASRLENTNAAQPMTPLHVVTQNGAEASSVKTNSPAYSDISDAGEDGEGKLESVKAKDPEQLVKEGAKKALFPPQPQSKESPYYQGFETYYSPGYPQASPGPLNPGGQATAETQALKLKKDEEQENPEVKVKSEGCEEKKAELGGSSQQPSVIQQRPNMYMQSLYYNQYAYVPPYGYNEQGYHAHLLSTNPAYRQQYEEQQKQRQSLEQQQQRGLEKKAELGLKEREAALKEEWKQKPPMPPTLTKAPSLTDLVKSGLSKAKEQGGPDMAKSVIIPKLEDSSKLSGSQVAEGLKVKLSEASHLGKETTETKAGSECGRQAEVDPVLWYRQEAEPRMWTYVYPAKYSDIKTEDERWKEERDRKLKEERNRSKEATSKDDGKESTSSECKLTPTEEARMVGKDPRPSVHVPVSSPLTQHQSYIPYMHGYSYSQSYDPNHPSYRAMPTVMMQNYPGSYLPSSYSFSPYGSKASGSDDSDKSRASPSVSCKSSSESKALDILQQHASHYKSKSPTISEKTSQERDRSGCGVVGGGGSCSSVGGAGGGERSAERPRTSPSQRLLSTHHHHHHLGYSLLPAQYNLPYATGLSSTAIVASQQGSAPSLYPPPRR, from the exons GTATGCTGGTGGTCAACGTCACCTGGAGGAACAAGACGTACGTGGGGACGCTGCTCGACTGCACGCAGCACGACTGGGCGCCTCCCCG GTTCTGCGACTCTCCCACCAGTGACCTGGAGATGCGCAACGGCCGGGGCAGGGGCAAACGCATGCGGCCCAACAGCAACACGCCCGTCAATGAGACCGCTGCCGCCTCGGacagcaaagggaccagcaacagcagcaagacCCGGGCAGGAGCCAACAGCAAAGGGCGCCGGGGAAGCCAGAACTCCTCGGACCACCGCACGCCGCCCGGCGGCACGGCAGAGGACGTGAAGGCCAGTCCCTCCTCCGTCACCAAGCGGAAGAGCAAACCTCTCTCCGACATGGAGCTGAACTCCAGCTCGGAGGACTCCAAGGGCAGCAAACGCATCCGCACGAACTCGATGGGCTCGGCAGCCGTGCCGCCCGCCGCCGTCAAGGTGGAGCCGGCTGTTCTCGACCGAAACTGCCCTTCTCCCATTCTCATCGACTGTCCCCACCCCAACTGTAACAAGAAGTACAAGCACATCAACGGGCTGAAGTACCACCAGGCCCACGCGCACACAGATGACGACAGCAAGCTGGAGGCAGATGTGGACAGCGAGTATGGTGAGGAGCCCTCCCTGCACGCAGACATCGGGAACTGCAACGGTGCCGCCGTCTCTCAGAAGGGCTCGCTCTCGCCGGCTCGCTCGGCCACCCCCAAGGTGCGCTTGATGGAGCCCCACAGTCCCTCCCCGTCCAGCAAGTTCAGCGCCAAGGTCCCCTGCAAGAAGAAgctgggtggggaaggagacACTGACCCGGGTGCTCTGTCCAATGATGGCTCTGAGGATGGTCCCTCGGTGGCCGATGAGACGAGTAACGATGGCTTTGACTCTCTGGAGAAGCGATGTGTTGATAAGGACAAGTTAAAGAAGGCATCTGGTGCTAAGCCGGAGAAGATCCCTTCCAAAAGCTTGAAGTCTGCCAGACCCATTGCGCCAGCCATCCCTCCCCAGCCGATCTACACCTTCCAGACAGCCACCCTCACCACAGCCAGCCCCGGTTCCTCCACGGGCCTCGCTACCACCGTGGTCCAGACCATGTCCAACAGCCCTCAGCTCAAACCCATCCAGCCTAAGCCTACGGTGATGGGAGAGCCCTTCGCAGTCAACCCTGCCCTCACCCCTTccaaggagaagaagaaaaaggacaagaagaaGAAGGAGCCCAAGGAGGTAGAAAACCCTTTGACTCCTGGCAAAGCCTGCAGAGCGGAGGAAGGCAAGAGCCCTTTCCGGGGGGAATCGAGCGACCTGGGGATGAAAGGTGAGGGGCTGCTGAACGGCTCATCTGACCCCCACCAGAGCCGGCTCGCCAGCATCAAGGCCGAGGCAGATAAGATCTACAGCTTCACTGACAACGCCCCAAGCCCCTCCATCGGTGGTGCCAGCAGGCTGGAGAACACCAACGCAGCCCAACCCATGACCCCGCTGCACGTCGTCACCCAGAATGGGGCAGAGGCGAGCTCGGTGAAGACCAACAGCCCGGCCTACTCAGACATCTCCGACGCCGGGGAGGATGGGGAGGGCAAGCTGGAGAGCGTGAAGGCGAAGGATCCGGAGCAGCTGGTCAAGGAAGGCGCCAAAAAAGCTCTTTTCCCCCCGCAACCACAGAGCAAAGAGTCTCCCTACTACCAAGGCTTTGAAACCTACTATTCCCCTGGCTACCCCCAGGCAAGCCCGGGGCCCTTGAACCCCGGCGGCCAGGCCACGGCTGAGACACAGGCCTTGAAGCTGAAGAAGGATGAGGAGCAGGAGAACCCAGAGGTGAAGGTGAAGAGTGAAGGCTGCGAAGAGAAGAAGGCAGAGCTCGGTGGCTCCAGCCAGCAGCCCTCGGTCATCCAGCAGCGTCCCAACATGTACATGCAGTCCCTCTACTACAACCAGTACGCCTATGTGCCCCCCTACGGCTACAATGAGCAGGGCTACCACGCTCACCTGCTGAGCACCAACCCTGCCTACCGCCAGCAGTACgaggagcagcagaagcagcggcagagcctggagcagcagcagcagcgagggCTGGAGAAGAAGGCAGAGCTGGGCTTGAAGGAGAGGGAGGCGGCACTCAAAGAGGAGTGGAAGCAAAAGCCACCCATGCCCCCAACGCTAACCAAAGCCCCGAGCCTCACGGACCTTGTCAAGTCGGGGCTGAGCAAGGCCAAGGAGCAGGGAGGTCCTGACATGGCCAAATCCGTCATCATCCCCAAGCTGGAGGACTCATCCAAGCTGTCTGGCAGCCAGGTCGCCGAGGGGCTCAAGGTGAAGCTGAGTGAGGCCAGCCACCTCGGGAAGGAGACCACTGAGACAAAGGCTGGCTCCGAGTGTGGCCGGCAAGCGGAGGTGGACCCTGTGCTCTGGTACAGACAG GAAGCTGAGCCCCGGATGTGGACCTACGTGTACCCGGCGAAGTACTCGGACATCAAGACAGAGGATGAGCGGTGGAAAGAGGAGAGGGACCGAAAgttgaaggaagaaagaaatcgAAGCAAAGAAGCCACATCCAAGGACGACGGGAAGGAGAGCACCAGCTCCGAGTGCAAACTGACCCCCACTGAGGAGGCTCGCATGGTGGGGAAGGACCCCAGACCCAGCGTCCACGTCCCCGTGTCTTCACCCCTCACGCAGCATCAGTCCTACATCCCCTACATGCACGGCTACTCCTACAGCCAGTCGTACGACCCCAACCACCCCAGCTACCGGGCCATGCCCACCGTCATGATGCAGAATTACCCAG GATCATACCTACCCTCCAGCTATTCCTTCTCCCCGTACGGGAGCAAGGCGTCCGGGAGCGACGACAGCGACAAGTCCCGAGCCAGCCCCAGCGTGAGTTGTAAATCCAGCTCAGAGTCCAAGGCCCTGGACATCCTGCAGCAGCACGCCAGCCACTACAAGAGCAAATCACCCACG ATAAGCGAGAAGACGTCTCAGGAGCGGGACCGCAGCGGCTGCGGGGTGGTGGGAGGCGGCGGGAGCTGCAGCAGCGTTGGGGGAGCCGGCGGGGGGGAGAGGAGTGCGGAGCGGCCCCGCACCTCGCCGTCTCAGCGCCTGCTCTCGacgcaccaccaccaccaccacctcggGTACTCGCTGCTGCCGGCGCAGTACAACCTGCCCTATGCAACAG GTCTCTCCTCCACAGCCATCGTTGCCAGCCAGCAAGGCTCCGCTCCCTCCCTATACCCACCTCCCCGGAGGTGA